The sequence tgtagtcactttggaaagccatctggcagttcctcaaaatatgGACACATATTTACCATGTGACTGTCAGTTTCACTCCTAGGTATCGTcttgttcatagcagcattattcagaatAGTTTGAAAACAGAAACAGCCCAAATACTCATCAGCTAATgagaagataaacaaattgtggtatagtATATaagtacaatggaatattattcagccataaaaaggaatgaagtaccgATACATGCTAAAACATTATCTTGAAAACAtaacactaagtgaaagaagccagtctgaagaAACCTCATGTTACATGAgtccatgtatatgaaatgtcTGGAGTTGGCAAACTACACAGACAGAAAGCAGAGTAACAGTTGCCTAGGGTAGGGGTGAAGTGGTGGTATAAGGGGATATGGGAAGTAATTGCTAATGGGTTCCAATTGTTTCCAgtgaggtttctttttgggagaagagaattttttttttttttttttgagacagtctgtctctgttgcccaggctgcagtgcagtggcacgatcttggctcactgcatcctctgcctcctgggctcaagcagtcctcctgcctcagcctcccaagtagctgggaccacaggcacgcacaaccacgctcagctaatatgtgtgtgtgtgtgtgtgtgtttgtgtttgttttggtagGAATGGGTTTTCCTAGGCTAGGGGAGAGAAATTTTCTAAAACTAGGTTGTGGTGATGCTGCAGGACCCTCTCAATTTATTAAAAACCATTGActtgtatactttatttttctatgaaCTTTGTAGAGAAGTAGATTTGTAGCCACCCCAGCAGTATGCACCTGACTATTCTTGGACTTCTCAGTTGTGGGAGCCaatacattcctttttattctgttaaGCCAATTTGAATTTAGTTTCTGTCACCTGCAACAGGAGTCCTGACTAAAACTGAACTTATGAAAAACAGATCTCTACAAACAAGAATAATGGTAACCAATCAGATGATCTCTTCAAAGCTTTGAATgtaggtacggtggctcacacctgtaatcccagcactttgggaggctaagataggaggattgcttgaggccaggagtttgagaccagtctggccaacatagcaaggctcctctctataaaaaaaattaaaattaaaaaaactttaaatgtaaGAGTAGGCAGTATGAGTGAAAGCTGAAAGAACATGCAGAGAAGACAGCAATCCAGGCCTCAATGAAAAGGAACCTAACTCTTGACACCCTATCTAGGCCTCTATTCTCTTTCCTATCTTCTAGCTTAGTCAGAATTTCTGCTCATTAATAACTGCAATTCATTCTCACTCCACCAGCATCATGGCCTGGATTGCTGCGTAACACCCTAAACTGATTTGACCCTggaacccttttttttttagaaacacaGCAAAAGGTAATTGTCAGCAAAGCAATTTGGGCTTTACACAGAACAAGCAAGAACAGGTTTCCTCTTCCAACGTGGTAATGCTCCTCATGACATCCTGGGATCAGAAATAactaatgttatttatttatttatttagagacagagtcgttctgtcgcctaggctagagtgcagtggtgtgatcttggctcactgcaacctccaccttctgggttcaagcgactctcccatctcagtctcctgagtagcttggattacaggcatgtgccatcaggcccggctaatttttgtatttttagtatagatggatTTTTGcgatgctggccaggctggtttctaactcctgacctcagatgatccgcccgcattggcctcccaaagtgctgggattacaggcgtgagccactgcacacggccaGAAGTAACTAATGTGGTGACCGATTTGGACCAGGATGTGGGCTTCCCTAGGGTAGGCAAGGTCCTTTCCAGACAAGTCATTGTGCCTGCAATCTTCCTGGATCTTTAAGTTACATAACATCTCTAAGTCTTAATTCCTGTGGCACTAAAATAGGGGAAAAAACTTCATTGATTCAGAACAAGAaatcaaatatatgtaaaatggcTGGTACATGGTACACAATGAATATTCATTCTCTTCCTCCAAACTTTAATATATCACTTACTATATAAAGTATCCAATTGtcttttgttcaaatattttaaaatttgtagagcAAAATAGTATGATTTTACATATAACAAACAGCTTAAATAAAGAACCAGgatctttttttaaatctgaaaaacagTTTTGCCACAattcttcaaatgtttttattggatttaaaattcatttaaggGATATACAGATATACAACTAGTTTGATCAGCTACTAATATATTTTGGTGTCCCTTTATTTTTGTACCCAAGAGCCAATTCACTTTTTCTCCATGTTCAATATTTAGCTTTGGTAAAATGTTGCCATGTTCTTCCTCATCCGTTACTGAAGCGTCAGTATTTCCACCCTGCTTGGTGCAAGTTCCTCTTTTAGGTTTCTTCCTGTGGGTACGTTTTGTAGGactcttctgtttcttctcaaCTTCACTGTTTGCATCCCACAACATGATCTTCCCATCATTCCCTCCAGTAAGCAGCAAATAGGATTCTGGGAGAAAGCAGACCTGGGATACCCCTAAAGTGTGGCCCTTAAATCCCAGTTCCTGTTCACACTTAACTCCCATCACCCGAAAGATTCGAACCTTACCATCTTCTGCACCACAACTAAAAATATTACCACACGAAGCCACAGAGATACAGTGGGCTAGGGCAGGGTTTAAGAGCTGACCAGGTGACTGTGGGCCTTCCATTTCTTCTGTTTCATCCTCCTGTAAATTTGTAATCCAGAGTGGTCGGGCTTTTTGAAGACTCCACAGCATCACCTTTACGTAAGAAGAAATTACACAGTCATACAAAATGCTAGTCAATTTGCTCAACTACCGTGTGCTTATTCAGCTTCTAATACAATCGTTAAAGTGGTCTGAGAATGAGCAGTAAGGTAGCCTCCCAGCAGtacaaaaaaaataatcaaatgctGCCATAACATGCCAGTGGAATGCTATCCCGGGACTAAAACTAGATTGCAGTAAGGTAGAATTAAACAAGATCCTGAGTAATTTTTGATTAATAAACCCCATCAAAGTGTAATTGTTAAGCAAGTTTCTAAAGGTTTTTCTGCTCTCATCTCTTCAAGTGAAACCAAACGTTATGAAATTTGCTAGTTTTAGTCTATGCTGGTTATAGGTAACAAGGCCTATCAAGTAAATAAACTCAATCTGGATATCACTGAAATGGTTTCTATCTGGAATGCCTTTCCTTTCACATTACCCAATTACCCATCCAAGGGGCTTAAGCTCAGTCCCGGTGCCTCCAAGAAGGCTTTCCTATTTCAGCCTGCTTCTCTTTCCTGTATCTAGTTTCTGTTCTATTAACTGACATATTCTGCTAGCTTATCAGTTTCTTGAGACTCAATTAGTCTTTGCTAATGCCTAGCATAATGGCTGAGAAAGAGGAGAAATTCCAAATGTGTCTGTTGATTAATATGACATCCTGGTGTTAATTTCATTTGGCTTTTCGTTGTTGTtcccgacctttttttttttttttttaataagctttGTGAATGGGTTTTACATTATCATCTAGTGATTCATTCTTTTCCTGTATCAACcattttgcaaagaaaaatacTCTTAATACTTTCAAAGCGAACAGACAGCTGTTTTACCATGTAGTTTACCATCATCCTTGAATTATAACTCATAATTTTAATAGACACTGGAAAAAGCATGACCTTCTTTAGACAGGAAAAGCATAGATCTGAATTGGCAAGATTAGCATTGCTGATGCTATTAAGAATTTGGTTTCCTATTCAAGGTAACTTCCCTTGTGATTATTCTTATTGGCTTATCTTCAAAAGCAGTGACATCTACTAACACTTATATTCTGCTTCTCTTAGATGAAAATCTCTTTGAATTGGGTTTATAACATTATACTATGTGACG is a genomic window of Macaca mulatta isolate MMU2019108-1 chromosome 2, T2T-MMU8v2.0, whole genome shotgun sequence containing:
- the WDR53 gene encoding WD repeat-containing protein 53 isoform X1, which produces MAVKWTGGHSSPVLCLNASKEGLLASGAEGGDLTAWGEDGTPLGHMRFQGADDVTSVLFSPSCPTKLYASHGETISVLDVRSLKDSLDHFHVNEEEINCLSLNQTENLLASADDSGAIKILDVENKKVVRSLKRHSNICSSVAFRPQRPQSLVSCGLDMQVMLWSLQKARPLWITNLQEDETEEMEGPQSPGQLLNPALAHCISVASCGNIFSCGAEDGKVRIFRVMGVKCEQELGFKGHTLGVSQVCFLPESYLLLTGGNDGKIMLWDANSEVEKKQKSPTKRTHRKKPKRGTCTKQGGNTDASVTDEEEHGNILPKLNIEHGEKVNWLLGTKIKGHQNILVADQTSCISVYPLNEF
- the WDR53 gene encoding WD repeat-containing protein 53 isoform X2 — its product is MLWSLQKARPLWITNLQEDETEEMEGPQSPGQLLNPALAHCISVASCGNIFSCGAEDGKVRIFRVMGVKCEQELGFKGHTLGVSQVCFLPESYLLLTGGNDGKIMLWDANSEVEKKQKSPTKRTHRKKPKRGTCTKQGGNTDASVTDEEEHGNILPKLNIEHGEKVNWLLGTKIKGHQNILVADQTSCISVYPLNEF